A single window of Cytobacillus dafuensis DNA harbors:
- a CDS encoding ABC transporter ATP-binding protein — MLKVDQIDVFYGNIQALKGVSLEVNEGEIVTLIGANGAGKSTLLKTLSGLIKPKNGFIQYLGDSIGGKPAQAIVKAGISQVPEGRRVFANMTVEENLELGAFLRKDSKEIHKDIQKVYETFPRLLERRKQLSGTLSGGEQQMLAMGRAVMARPKLLLLDEPSMGLAPLMVKTIFQIIEDINRNGTTILLVEQNAHMALSIANRAYVIETGRVTVSGTAAELQASEEIKKAYLGGH; from the coding sequence ATGCTTAAAGTAGATCAAATTGATGTTTTCTATGGGAATATACAAGCACTTAAAGGTGTTTCGCTGGAAGTAAATGAAGGAGAAATTGTTACATTAATTGGAGCGAATGGAGCAGGGAAAAGTACTCTTCTGAAAACATTATCAGGGCTAATTAAGCCTAAAAATGGTTTCATCCAATATTTAGGTGATTCAATAGGGGGAAAACCTGCACAAGCGATAGTAAAAGCGGGGATATCCCAGGTACCAGAGGGGCGCCGCGTTTTTGCGAACATGACAGTGGAGGAAAACCTAGAACTGGGAGCGTTTTTAAGAAAGGATTCAAAAGAAATTCACAAGGATATTCAAAAGGTTTATGAGACTTTTCCGCGATTGCTTGAGCGAAGAAAACAGCTATCAGGGACATTATCAGGTGGAGAACAGCAAATGTTAGCGATGGGGAGAGCAGTCATGGCAAGACCTAAGCTCCTTTTATTAGATGAGCCTTCCATGGGGCTAGCTCCACTTATGGTTAAAACCATCTTCCAAATCATTGAGGATATTAACCGTAACGGGACAACCATTCTATTGGTGGAACAAAATGCACATATGGCTTTATCGATTGCCAATCGAGCATATGTGATTGAAACAGGACGTGTAACCGTTTCTGGTACAGCAGCAGAGTTGCAAGCAAGTGAAGAAATTAAAAAAGCATATCTTGGTGGTCATTAA
- a CDS encoding ABC transporter ATP-binding protein, producing the protein MENTPLLQVQDAGIQFGGLKAVSGFSMEIHQGELVGLIGPNGAGKTTSFNLLTGVYVPTEGEILLEGKRLNGLPPYKVTRLGISRTFQNIRLFNELSVLDNVKVAYHSLAKHSIISSILRLPSHFSGEKEMEEKSIEFLKIFQLDTFKDEKAKNLPYGQQRRLEIARALAAGPKLLLLDEPAAGMNPQETHELMELIAFIRKQFNLTILLIEHDMNLVMGICERIYVLDHGQLIAKGTPEEIRNHPKVIEAYLGEEVTIDHA; encoded by the coding sequence ATGGAGAATACGCCTTTACTTCAAGTTCAAGATGCTGGCATTCAGTTTGGTGGACTAAAAGCTGTTTCCGGATTTAGTATGGAAATCCACCAAGGCGAGCTTGTTGGGCTAATCGGGCCGAACGGTGCTGGAAAAACAACTAGCTTTAACTTATTAACGGGAGTCTATGTACCTACAGAAGGCGAAATTTTACTAGAAGGAAAGCGTCTAAATGGGCTGCCTCCATACAAAGTTACACGTCTGGGAATTAGTCGTACGTTTCAGAATATAAGGCTTTTCAATGAATTGTCTGTGCTGGACAATGTTAAGGTGGCTTATCATTCATTAGCAAAGCATTCCATTATTAGCTCGATCCTACGTCTTCCTTCTCACTTTTCAGGGGAAAAAGAGATGGAGGAAAAATCGATAGAATTCCTCAAGATTTTCCAATTAGATACATTTAAAGATGAAAAGGCGAAAAATTTACCATATGGTCAACAGCGAAGATTGGAAATTGCAAGAGCACTAGCTGCAGGACCGAAGCTTTTATTACTAGATGAGCCTGCTGCTGGGATGAATCCCCAAGAGACTCATGAGCTTATGGAATTAATTGCATTTATAAGAAAACAATTTAATTTAACAATTTTATTAATTGAGCATGATATGAATTTGGTAATGGGCATTTGTGAAAGGATTTATGTGTTAGATCATGGCCAGCTTATTGCCAAAGGTACACCAGAAGAAATTCGTAATCACCCAAAAGTCATCGAGGCTTACCTAGGAGAGGAGGTTACTATCGATCATGCTTAA
- a CDS encoding branched-chain amino acid ABC transporter permease, with translation MKKANGFWLFLIVSIVIYGTVQFLISAGILNPFYSNTLIFIGINIMLAVSLHLVIGITGQFSIGHAGFLAVGAYISAIFTMKLHLPFPVAIIAGGIVAALAGLIVGIPSLRLKGDYLAIATLGFAEIIRIVFLNIDYVGGAAGMQVSHLTTWTYTFICLFITIVVIMNFTNSRHGRACISIRENEIAADAMGINTTYYKVIAFALGSFFAGVAGGLYSHNFYIIQPTNFGFLKSFDILIFVVLGGLGSLSGAVISAILLTLVSTFLQDYPETRMIMYSLVLVIVMLYRPQGLMGTREITDYFGKWKSAKGGN, from the coding sequence ATGAAAAAGGCAAATGGATTTTGGCTATTTTTGATTGTATCAATTGTTATATATGGAACTGTTCAATTTCTAATTAGTGCCGGAATCTTAAATCCATTTTATTCTAATACGCTTATCTTTATCGGCATAAACATCATGTTGGCAGTAAGTCTTCATTTAGTAATAGGTATTACTGGTCAATTCTCAATTGGACATGCTGGATTTTTAGCAGTTGGGGCATATATTTCAGCCATTTTCACGATGAAATTACATCTTCCTTTTCCAGTGGCCATAATAGCCGGTGGGATTGTTGCTGCTTTAGCAGGACTAATAGTTGGGATCCCAAGCCTTCGTTTAAAGGGTGATTATTTAGCAATTGCAACATTGGGCTTTGCTGAAATTATTCGGATCGTATTCCTAAATATTGACTATGTAGGTGGAGCTGCTGGTATGCAGGTTTCCCATCTGACGACTTGGACCTATACTTTCATATGTCTATTTATTACGATTGTAGTTATTATGAATTTTACAAATTCGAGGCATGGACGTGCTTGTATTTCTATTAGGGAAAATGAAATTGCCGCAGATGCAATGGGAATTAACACAACCTATTATAAAGTTATTGCTTTTGCGTTAGGATCCTTCTTTGCTGGTGTTGCTGGAGGATTGTATTCACATAACTTTTACATTATTCAGCCGACAAACTTCGGGTTCTTAAAGTCATTTGACATATTGATTTTCGTTGTTCTAGGGGGACTTGGAAGCTTATCTGGAGCTGTTATTTCAGCTATTCTTTTAACATTAGTTTCTACCTTCCTGCAAGATTATCCAGAAACACGAATGATCATGTATAGTCTTGTGTTAGTTATCGTTATGCTATATCGTCCACAAGGACTGATGGGAACACGCGAAATCACAGATTACTTCGGCAAGTGGAAAAGTGCGAAAGGAGGTAATTAG
- a CDS encoding branched-chain amino acid ABC transporter permease produces the protein MEWVQQLINGISLGSIYALIALGYTMVYGIIKLINFAHGDVFMIGAFVGFYAITGWGLGFFPALLLAMTVCAILGVLIERIAYKRLRNATRIAALITAIGVSLLIEYGVIYVRGAQPEAYPNVLPNKSFELFGAQISSQSLLILSVSVILMLILQFIVHKTKIGKAMRAVSHDMDAARLMGINVNNTISATFAIGSAMAGAAGVIFGVYYTKIDPLMGIIPGLKAFVAAVLGGIGIIPGAMVGGLVLGVVETIVSALGFSLWRDAAAFIILILILLFRPSGIFGKNAREKV, from the coding sequence ATGGAATGGGTACAGCAATTAATCAACGGTATTTCACTCGGCAGTATTTATGCGTTAATCGCATTAGGTTATACGATGGTTTATGGAATTATTAAATTAATTAACTTTGCTCATGGCGATGTTTTTATGATTGGTGCGTTTGTTGGTTTTTATGCTATTACAGGATGGGGACTAGGTTTTTTCCCGGCTTTACTACTGGCCATGACTGTCTGTGCTATATTAGGAGTTCTTATTGAGAGAATCGCTTATAAGCGTCTACGTAATGCTACTCGAATTGCCGCTTTAATTACGGCAATCGGTGTTTCCCTCCTGATCGAATATGGAGTGATCTATGTTCGAGGTGCACAACCAGAAGCTTATCCGAATGTATTGCCAAACAAATCCTTTGAATTATTTGGTGCTCAAATTAGCAGCCAATCTCTATTAATTCTCTCCGTTTCCGTTATTCTAATGCTTATTTTGCAATTTATCGTTCATAAAACAAAAATTGGTAAGGCCATGCGTGCGGTATCTCATGATATGGACGCAGCTCGTTTGATGGGGATTAATGTAAATAATACAATTTCAGCCACTTTTGCTATTGGTTCTGCTATGGCAGGGGCGGCAGGCGTAATATTTGGTGTTTATTATACGAAAATAGACCCTTTAATGGGGATCATTCCAGGTTTGAAGGCTTTCGTAGCCGCTGTTTTAGGCGGAATAGGTATTATTCCAGGAGCCATGGTCGGTGGGCTTGTACTAGGAGTGGTAGAGACGATAGTAAGTGCTTTAGGCTTTTCACTTTGGAGAGATGCAGCAGCATTCATCATTCTTATTTTAATACTATTATTTAGACCGTCGGGCATCTTCGGTAAAAATGCTAGAGAGAAAGTGTAG
- a CDS encoding ABC transporter substrate-binding protein: MASTLVAGILAGCGGKETSSGGGDTIKIGANLELSGAVASYGSGIAAGVDLAVEEINKNGGVDGKKIEIIKVDNKSDGPEATNAAIKLTSKDKVTAIIGAATSGNTVAQAQIANDTKTVLISPSGTSPTVTVKEDGSVNEFVFRTAFIDPFQGTVAANFALNDLKVKNVAIYADNASDYAKGLAASFKETFEAAGGKIVAEESYVAKDTDFRSTLTRIKAANPEYIFIPGYYEEVGLIVKQAREMGITVPLMGADGWDSPKLVELAGADALNNTFIINHYSSEDQDATIQKFVKAFGDKYNGKSPDAFNALGYDTVYLLVDAMKRAETTSDSVKIKDALAATKDLSLITGTITVDKKHHLIKSATVLEYVDGKQKFNTKVNP; this comes from the coding sequence ATGGCTTCAACATTAGTTGCAGGAATATTAGCAGGTTGTGGAGGTAAAGAAACAAGTTCAGGTGGTGGCGACACAATTAAAATTGGAGCCAATCTAGAATTATCTGGAGCAGTTGCGTCGTATGGATCAGGAATTGCTGCTGGAGTCGATCTAGCTGTGGAAGAAATCAATAAAAATGGCGGAGTAGACGGCAAAAAAATAGAAATTATTAAAGTAGATAACAAATCGGATGGTCCTGAAGCAACAAATGCTGCTATTAAATTAACAAGCAAAGATAAAGTAACGGCAATTATTGGTGCAGCTACTAGTGGTAATACAGTTGCACAGGCGCAAATTGCTAATGATACTAAAACAGTACTTATCTCTCCATCTGGAACAAGCCCAACTGTAACAGTAAAAGAGGATGGATCAGTAAATGAGTTCGTATTCCGTACTGCGTTTATTGACCCATTCCAAGGAACAGTTGCAGCTAACTTTGCTCTAAACGATCTAAAGGTAAAAAATGTAGCTATTTATGCAGATAATGCAAGTGATTATGCAAAGGGTCTTGCTGCTTCATTTAAAGAAACTTTCGAAGCTGCAGGCGGTAAAATTGTTGCTGAAGAATCGTATGTTGCTAAGGATACAGACTTCCGTTCAACATTAACTCGTATTAAGGCAGCAAATCCAGAATATATTTTCATTCCTGGATACTATGAAGAAGTAGGTCTAATCGTTAAGCAAGCTAGAGAAATGGGAATCACAGTTCCTTTAATGGGAGCTGACGGCTGGGATTCTCCGAAGCTTGTTGAATTAGCTGGTGCTGATGCTTTAAATAACACTTTCATTATTAACCACTATTCTTCTGAAGATCAAGATGCAACAATTCAAAAGTTTGTTAAAGCTTTCGGAGATAAGTATAACGGCAAATCACCAGATGCCTTTAACGCACTTGGATATGACACAGTTTACCTTTTAGTAGATGCAATGAAACGCGCCGAAACTACATCTGATTCAGTAAAAATTAAGGATGCTCTTGCCGCTACTAAGGATTTATCTTTAATCACTGGTACAATCACTGTTGATAAGAAACACCACTTAATTAAATCAGCCACAGTTCTAGAGTATGTTGATGGAAAACAAAAATTCAACACGAAAGTTAATCCTTAA
- a CDS encoding HD-GYP domain-containing protein: protein MRLVTTASVEAGSVLAKAIYNEKGQILLNVGMVLKEGIIQRLQDLGISYVYIKDSQTEDIICEGTLSDSLRREAIQTIFTTFHDIQKEKKLSSSFVVEKTSKRFSQLVRSLLEEIKSKNELLNLLSDAFTYDNYIFTHSLNVTLYSLAIGMELKLSPKELEILGLGAIFHDIGKLKVPLDVLLKPNQLTKDEYESIKKHAEEGFEILRKVQTIPLLVAHCAYQHHERINGTGYPRGIMGTEIHYFGKIIAVADVFDAVTSNRVYRRAMLPHEGLEILYGGSGTLFDQKIVEAFRLAVAIYPVGITVELNDGRKGIVSGQNTGYGDRPIIRILEQNEERVAPYEVDLKKELNLMILSCDTAF from the coding sequence ATGAGATTAGTGACAACAGCATCGGTGGAAGCAGGTTCAGTCCTTGCTAAAGCGATATACAATGAAAAGGGACAAATATTGCTAAATGTAGGAATGGTATTAAAGGAGGGCATCATTCAGCGTCTTCAAGATCTAGGGATTAGTTATGTTTATATAAAAGATAGCCAGACAGAGGATATTATATGTGAAGGAACACTTTCTGATTCCCTTCGAAGAGAAGCAATTCAGACCATCTTTACAACATTTCATGATATTCAAAAAGAAAAAAAGCTATCCAGCTCCTTTGTTGTTGAAAAAACTTCAAAGCGTTTTTCTCAATTAGTTCGTTCTCTCCTTGAAGAAATAAAAAGTAAAAATGAATTATTAAATTTACTTTCGGATGCATTTACATACGATAATTATATTTTTACTCATTCATTGAATGTCACGTTATATTCCTTAGCAATCGGAATGGAATTGAAACTTTCGCCAAAGGAGCTTGAAATTTTAGGACTTGGTGCAATATTCCATGATATTGGGAAACTTAAGGTTCCTTTAGATGTTTTATTGAAGCCAAATCAATTAACTAAAGATGAGTATGAGTCGATCAAAAAACATGCGGAAGAAGGCTTTGAAATTTTAAGAAAGGTACAGACGATTCCACTACTAGTCGCACATTGTGCCTATCAGCATCATGAGCGGATTAATGGTACTGGTTATCCAAGAGGAATAATGGGAACTGAAATTCATTATTTTGGGAAAATTATTGCTGTTGCTGATGTGTTTGATGCAGTTACATCGAATCGAGTATATAGGAGAGCAATGCTTCCACATGAAGGCTTGGAAATTCTTTACGGAGGATCAGGGACATTATTTGACCAGAAAATAGTTGAAGCCTTTCGCTTAGCTGTTGCGATATATCCAGTTGGTATTACAGTAGAACTTAATGATGGACGTAAAGGGATCGTTTCAGGACAAAATACTGGATATGGTGATAGACCAATAATAAGAATTTTGGAGCAAAATGAAGAGAGAGTTGCTCCGTATGAAGTAGATTTAAAGAAGGAACTAAACCTAATGATTCTAAGCTGTGATACTGCATTTTAA
- a CDS encoding YunC family protein, protein MIDLKPIDIQGHTFLSVSVQLPKTTLLVVTNDKGYIMCGALDVTLLNEKLKDRKVIAGRAVGVKTIEQLLDAPLESVTYEAEALGIYKGMIGKEALLKML, encoded by the coding sequence TTGATTGACTTGAAACCGATAGACATACAAGGACATACCTTTTTAAGTGTTTCCGTACAACTACCCAAAACAACTTTACTTGTTGTTACAAATGATAAAGGATATATAATGTGCGGCGCTCTTGATGTCACATTGTTAAATGAGAAGCTAAAGGATCGCAAAGTGATTGCAGGCAGAGCAGTAGGCGTAAAAACTATTGAACAGCTCCTTGATGCTCCACTTGAATCTGTCACCTATGAAGCTGAAGCTTTAGGTATATACAAAGGAATGATAGGAAAAGAAGCACTTCTAAAGATGCTATAG
- a CDS encoding DUF72 domain-containing protein, producing the protein MILIGVTGWGDHDSLYSNPISPRGKLKEYGGFFPTVEVDSTFYAVQPKRNSEKWVKDTPNSFQFIVKAYQGMTGHERGEIPFQDKNEMFAAFKDSLHPYIESNKLAMVLFQFPPWFDCKKQNVDYLRWCKEQMTDIPCALEFRHQSWFKKEYRDKTIQFMKDENWIHSICDEPQSGEGSVPTVLVPTNEEKVLVRFHGRNVHGWQKKNAENWREVRYLYRYNHQELSEWAMHLSKLEKTCKNVYVVFNNNSGGDAADNAKQLINILNIQYEDLAPRQMNLF; encoded by the coding sequence ATGATATTAATCGGTGTTACGGGTTGGGGGGATCATGATAGCTTATATTCAAATCCAATTTCCCCTCGAGGTAAATTAAAGGAATATGGCGGTTTTTTCCCAACGGTTGAGGTGGATTCAACCTTTTATGCTGTCCAGCCCAAACGGAATTCTGAGAAATGGGTTAAAGATACACCGAATTCTTTTCAATTTATTGTTAAAGCCTACCAAGGAATGACGGGACATGAAAGAGGCGAAATTCCTTTTCAAGATAAGAACGAAATGTTTGCTGCCTTTAAAGATTCACTGCATCCATATATAGAGTCAAACAAACTTGCAATGGTGCTCTTTCAATTTCCACCATGGTTTGATTGTAAAAAACAAAATGTAGACTACTTGCGTTGGTGTAAAGAACAGATGACAGATATACCATGTGCATTAGAATTCCGTCACCAATCATGGTTTAAAAAAGAATATAGGGATAAGACGATCCAATTTATGAAGGATGAGAACTGGATACATAGTATTTGTGATGAACCACAATCTGGAGAGGGCTCGGTTCCTACAGTTTTAGTGCCAACGAATGAAGAAAAGGTTTTAGTCCGTTTTCACGGCAGAAATGTTCATGGATGGCAAAAGAAAAATGCTGAGAACTGGCGGGAAGTCAGATATTTATACCGATATAATCATCAGGAGCTATCAGAGTGGGCTATGCATCTATCGAAACTTGAAAAAACGTGTAAGAATGTTTATGTCGTCTTTAACAATAATTCTGGTGGTGACGCTGCCGACAATGCAAAACAGTTAATCAATATATTAAATATACAATATGAAGACTTAGCACCGAGACAGATGAATTTATTTTAA
- the sufB gene encoding Fe-S cluster assembly protein SufB produces the protein MAKKMPEIGDYKYGFADKDVSIFRSKRGLTREIVEEISKMKEEPQWMLDFRLKSLEHFYNMPMPQWGGDLASLNFDEITYYVKPSEKTERSWDEVPEEIKQTFDKLGIPEAEQKYLAGVSAQYESEVVYHNMQEDLEAQGIVFKDTDSALRENEDIFREHWAKVIPPTDNKFAALNSAVWSGGSFIYVPKGIKVETPLQAYFRINSENMGQFERTLIIVDEGAHVHYVEGCTAPVYTTNSLHSAVVEIIIKKDAYCRYTTIQNWANNVYNLVTKRAICEANATMEWIDGNIGSKLTMKYPAVILKGEGARGMTLSIALAGKGQHQDAGAKMIHLAPNTSSTIVSKSISKQGGKVTYRGIVQFGRKADGARANIECDTLIMDNQSTSDTIPYNEIMNDNISLEHEAKVSKVSEEQLFYLMSRGISEEEATEMIVMGFIEPFTKELPMEYAVEMNRLIKFEMEGSIG, from the coding sequence ATGGCAAAAAAAATGCCTGAAATCGGCGATTACAAATATGGATTTGCCGATAAAGACGTTTCCATTTTCCGCTCAAAACGCGGTTTGACGAGAGAAATTGTTGAAGAAATTTCAAAAATGAAGGAAGAGCCACAGTGGATGCTAGACTTCCGTTTGAAATCATTAGAGCATTTCTACAACATGCCAATGCCGCAATGGGGCGGAGATTTAGCGTCATTGAACTTTGATGAAATTACGTATTATGTTAAACCATCTGAGAAAACAGAGCGGTCATGGGATGAAGTACCAGAGGAAATTAAACAAACATTTGATAAGCTTGGAATCCCTGAAGCAGAGCAAAAGTATTTAGCAGGGGTTTCTGCTCAATATGAATCTGAGGTTGTTTACCATAACATGCAGGAAGATTTAGAAGCACAAGGAATCGTATTTAAAGATACGGATTCTGCATTACGTGAAAATGAAGATATTTTCCGTGAGCATTGGGCGAAGGTAATTCCTCCAACAGATAACAAGTTTGCTGCATTAAACTCAGCTGTTTGGTCTGGTGGATCTTTCATTTATGTTCCTAAAGGAATTAAAGTGGAAACACCATTACAGGCATACTTCCGTATTAACTCAGAAAATATGGGTCAGTTTGAACGTACGCTTATTATCGTTGATGAAGGCGCTCATGTTCACTATGTAGAGGGCTGTACAGCTCCTGTTTACACAACAAACTCTCTTCACAGTGCTGTTGTAGAAATCATCATCAAGAAGGATGCTTACTGCCGTTATACAACCATCCAAAACTGGGCAAACAACGTGTATAACCTTGTTACTAAGCGTGCTATTTGTGAAGCGAATGCGACAATGGAATGGATTGATGGTAACATCGGTTCGAAATTAACAATGAAATATCCAGCAGTTATTTTAAAAGGAGAAGGTGCTCGTGGTATGACCCTTTCCATCGCGTTAGCAGGTAAAGGTCAGCACCAGGATGCTGGAGCAAAAATGATTCACCTTGCTCCAAACACTTCTTCTACGATCGTATCAAAATCGATTTCTAAGCAAGGTGGTAAAGTAACATATCGTGGTATCGTTCAATTCGGACGAAAAGCGGATGGTGCCCGTGCTAATATCGAATGTGATACGTTAATTATGGATAATCAGTCAACTTCAGATACAATTCCATATAACGAAATCATGAATGATAACATCTCATTAGAGCATGAAGCGAAGGTTTCAAAGGTTTCTGAAGAGCAATTATTCTATCTCATGAGCCGTGGAATTTCTGAGGAAGAAGCAACGGAAATGATCGTAATGGGCTTCATCGAGCCATTTACGAAAGAACTTCCAATGGAATATGCGGTAGAAATGAACCGTCTGATCAAGTTCGAGATGGAAGGCTCTATTGGTTAA
- the sufU gene encoding Fe-S cluster assembly sulfur transfer protein SufU: MSSNNLDTLYRQVIMDHYKNPRNRGVLEDGSLTINMNNPTCGDRIQLMLKLEDGKVIDAKFDGEGCSISMSSASMMTQAIKGLNIEDALKLSEVFSHIMQGKEYDADLDLGDIEALSGVSKFPARIKCATLAWKAMEKGLKEDSK; the protein is encoded by the coding sequence ATGTCTTCTAATAATTTAGATACTCTATATAGACAGGTAATCATGGATCATTATAAAAATCCTCGTAACAGAGGGGTTTTAGAAGACGGTAGCTTAACAATCAATATGAATAACCCAACATGTGGAGATCGAATTCAATTGATGTTAAAGCTAGAGGATGGTAAAGTGATTGACGCGAAATTCGATGGTGAAGGCTGCTCCATTTCGATGTCATCCGCTTCCATGATGACCCAAGCAATAAAAGGTTTAAATATTGAAGATGCCTTAAAGCTTTCAGAGGTTTTTTCACATATAATGCAGGGGAAAGAATATGATGCTGACTTAGATCTGGGAGACATTGAAGCCCTTTCAGGTGTTTCAAAATTCCCTGCTAGAATTAAGTGTGCAACATTAGCGTGGAAGGCAATGGAGAAAGGGTTAAAAGAGGATTCTAAGTAG
- a CDS encoding cysteine desulfurase, which translates to MNIQDIRNQFPILNQEVNGNPLVYLDSAATSQKPVQVIEAVDRYYREYNSNVHRGVHTLGTKATDGYEGAREKVRKFINAKSTEEVIFTRGTTTALNTVAASYARANLSEGDEIVISYMEHHSNIIPWQQVAKQTGAVLKYLPLQEDGTISLDDVKATVTGNTKIVSIMHVSNVLGVVNPIKDIAKIAHENGAIMVVDGAQSTPHLKVDVQDLDCDFFAFSGHKMCAPTGIGVLYGKKEHLENMEPIEFGGEMIDFVGLHESTWKELPWKFEGGTPIIAGAIGLGAAIDFLQEVGLENIEAHEHKLAAYALERMSQVEGITIYGPKEATKRAGLVTFNLDDVHPHDVATVLDAEGIAIRAGHHCAQPLMKWLKASATARASFYLYNTEEEIDKLVQGLVKTKEYFSDVF; encoded by the coding sequence ATGAATATCCAGGATATTCGCAACCAATTTCCAATTCTTAATCAAGAAGTCAATGGGAATCCGCTCGTATATCTTGACAGTGCTGCAACATCACAAAAGCCTGTTCAGGTCATAGAAGCGGTGGATAGATATTATCGTGAATATAATTCAAATGTACACAGAGGTGTCCATACGCTAGGTACGAAAGCGACGGATGGCTATGAGGGTGCAAGAGAAAAGGTTCGAAAGTTTATTAATGCGAAATCAACCGAAGAAGTTATTTTTACAAGAGGAACAACAACGGCTCTTAATACAGTTGCTGCAAGCTATGCTAGAGCTAACCTTTCAGAGGGCGATGAAATCGTCATCTCATATATGGAGCATCATAGTAACATCATTCCTTGGCAGCAAGTGGCGAAGCAAACGGGTGCCGTTTTAAAATATTTGCCACTTCAAGAGGATGGAACGATTTCCCTTGATGATGTCAAAGCAACAGTAACAGGAAATACGAAGATTGTTTCCATTATGCATGTATCAAATGTACTCGGTGTCGTGAACCCTATTAAGGATATCGCGAAAATTGCTCATGAAAATGGGGCAATCATGGTTGTAGATGGAGCACAAAGTACTCCACATTTAAAAGTGGATGTTCAAGATTTAGACTGTGATTTCTTTGCTTTTTCCGGTCATAAAATGTGCGCTCCAACAGGCATCGGTGTTCTGTATGGGAAGAAAGAGCATCTTGAAAACATGGAACCGATCGAGTTCGGCGGAGAAATGATTGATTTTGTAGGATTACATGAATCAACATGGAAGGAACTTCCTTGGAAGTTTGAAGGAGGTACCCCAATCATTGCTGGTGCGATTGGATTAGGAGCTGCCATCGATTTTTTACAAGAGGTTGGTTTAGAAAATATTGAGGCACATGAGCACAAGCTTGCTGCTTATGCTCTGGAAAGAATGTCACAGGTTGAGGGAATTACGATTTATGGCCCGAAAGAAGCAACAAAACGAGCTGGATTGGTTACCTTTAACCTGGATGATGTTCATCCTCATGATGTAGCAACTGTATTGGATGCTGAAGGAATTGCTATCCGTGCTGGCCATCATTGTGCACAACCATTAATGAAATGGCTGAAAGCTTCTGCGACAGCACGAGCAAGCTTCTACCTGTACAATACAGAAGAAGAGATTGATAAGCTTGTTCAAGGGCTTGTCAAAACAAAGGAGTATTTCAGCGATGTCTTCTAA